In Scomber scombrus chromosome 17, fScoSco1.1, whole genome shotgun sequence, the following proteins share a genomic window:
- the LOC133997745 gene encoding synaptotagmin-14-like, whose amino-acid sequence MAFFKSFQQNLPSVNISSLLDTVSSRVDDLANAVSDVTYAVSDQLTEGVTTIIHKVHEEEDGENASSQESGQTATVHEGKASNKSMWQMNRDSETGNTGSKNNQTSDTTEAESNQSQLEWEWRDGCWRVKKTEAEIAEEEQRKKEEKDLWEKKEQRRKEKREKQLEKEADHQKNKEESQEGQEETKEQADVLEKTDNMSSKDRKASESGDPSTAQQRSNEGEESPQSPGAEAELLSKQKKEKGEKEEEEERKDSLEREGDDEEETELSRSSSKRKKKKSDKKKEKGAKKSEKALDVEKKKDKGKKSKKKKKGNQEGVLPDSEEDRGPVAAAQQNSTSVWNSKRKQSSEQGGYSSEASSEQANNIQRIKKDSSLNELQPPPYQDEGPAACASSRSRSERGVRRGSSPQRCESPRCSSEASVDQDTESYLNKGCEEDIPSDSTAVLGPEDGSGPHLPSAYEPEPLAKYGTLDVAFEYDSGEQWLAVTVTAATDIPALKQTGNISWQVHLVLLPTKKQRAKTGVQRGPCPVFTETFKFSRVEQDALGDYAVRFRLYSIRRMKKEKVLGEKVFYLTKLNLQGKIALPVTLEPGSELTGCGSLVSVSRSVGAVSYRSTEDHSTPEILLGLIYNSATGRLSAEVIQGSHFKTTASDKPVNGLFCCIKHFVGGQLYIMRDTYVKLTMLDSKGKEMSKCKTAVCRGQPNPTYKETFMFQVALFQLSEVSLVVSVFCRRSSMRPREKLGWVSLGLNSTSEDQQTHWTEMKEAEGQQVCHWHTLTDT is encoded by the exons ATGGCCTTCTTCAAAAGCTTCCAGCAGAACCTTCCATCTGTCAACATTTCCTCCCTCTTGGACACGGTCAGCAGCCGTGTGGACGACCTGGCCAATGCTGTCAGTGATGTCACTTACGCTGTCAGTGACCAGCTGACTGAGGGGGTCACTACTATTATTCACAAGGTtcatgaggaggaagatggGGAGAACGCCAGCAGCCAGGAGTCCGGTCAAACTGCCACAGTGCATGAAGGGAAAGCCAGCAATAAAAGCATGTGGCAAATGAATAGAGACTCGGAAACGGGGAATACAGGctcaaaaaacaaccaaaccagTGATACAACAGAGGCAGAGTCCAATCAAAGTCAGCTGGAGTGggaatggagggatggatgtTGGCGAGTTAAAAAGACAGAGGCTGAGATAGCggaggaagaacagaggaagaaagaggaaaaagaccTGTGGGAGaagaaagagcagaggagaaaagaaaagagggagaagcAGCTGGAGAAAGAAGCCGAtcatcagaaaaacaaagaggaatCCCAAGAGGGACAGGAAGAGACCAAAGAACAAGCTGATGTTTTAGAGAAAACAGACAACATGAGttcaaaagacagaaaagcaaGTGAGAGTGGAGACCCATCCACTGCTCAGCAGAGAAGTAATGAAGGTGAGGAAAGTCCTCAATCACCTGGTGCTGAAGCTGAATTAttatcaaaacagaaaaaagaaaagggagagaaagaagaagaggaagagaggaaggacagcctcgagagagagggagatgatgaggaagagACTGAGCTTTCCAGATCTTcctcaaaaaggaaaaagaagaaatcagacaagaagaaggagaaaggcGCAAAGAAATCTGAAAAAGCGTTGGatgtggagaaaaagaaagataaaggcaagaagagcaagaagaaaaagaaaggcaaCCAAG AGGGAGTTTTACCAGACAGTGAAGAAGACAGAGGCCCCGTGGCTGCGGCCCAACAGAACTCAACCTCAGTGTGGAACAGCAAACGCAAACAGTCCAGTGAGCAGGGAGGATATAGCAGTGAGGCCTCCAGTGAACAGG CCAACAACATCCAGAGGATAAAGAAGGATTCCTCCCTCAATGAGCTCCAGCCTCCTCCGTACCAGGACGAGGGCCCGGCCGCATGTGCGTCCTCTCGCTCTCGTTCGGAGCGGGGGGTTAGGAGGGGGTCATCCCCACAGCGCTGCGAAAGCCCCCGCTGCTCCAGTGAGGCCAGTGTGGACCAAGACACTGAGAGCTACCTCAACAAGGGCTGTGAGGAGGACATACCCAGTGACAGCACCGCAGTGCTGGGACCAGAG GATGGTTCTGGTCCTCACCTCCCCTCAGCCTACGAGCCAGAGCCACTCGCCAAATACGGCACGTTGGACGTCGCCTTCGAGTACGACTCCGGTGAGCAGTGGCTAGCCGTCACGGTCACCGCGGCAACAGACATCCCCGCTCTCAAACAGACAGGCAACATCTCATGGCAGGTCCACCTGGTCCTGCTGCCTACCAAGAAACAACGGGCCAAAACGGGAGTCCAGAGGGGCCCGtgtcccgtcttcacagaaacATTCAAGTTTTCCAGGGTGGAACAGGACGCCCTGGGGGACTACGCTGTTCGCTTCCGCCTGTACAGCATCAGaaggatgaaaaaagaaaaggtccTGGGAGAGAAGGTTTTTTACCTGACTAAGCTCAACCTGCAGGGCAAAATCGCTCTACCTGTCACCCTGGAGCCCGGCTCTGAACTTACA GGTTGCGGCTCTCTGGTAAGTGTGTCTCGCAGCGTGGGAGCCGTGTCCTATCGGTCTACTGAAGACCATTCCACACCAGAGATCCTCCTGGGTCTCATATACAACTCTGCCACGGGACGATTATCCGCTGAGGTCATCCAGGGAAGCCACTTCAAAACCACAGCATCTGATAAACCTGTCA ATGGTCTGTTTTGTTGTATAAAACACTTCGTAGGGGGACAGCTATATATCATGAGAG ACACCTATGTGAAGCTGACCATGCTGGACTCCAAGGGGAAGGAGATGTCCAAGTGTAAGACGGCCGTGTGCCGCGGCCAGCCCAACCCCACCTACAAGGAGACGTTCATGTTCCAGGTGGCGCTCTTCCAGCTGTCCGAGGTGTCGCTGGTGGTGTCGGTGTTCTGCCGCCGGAGCAGCATGAGGCCCAGGGAGAAGCTGGGCTGGGTCTCCCTGGGCCTCAACAGCACCAGCGAGGACCAGCAGACCCATTGGACGGAGATGAAAGAGGCGGAGGGACAGCAGGTCTGCCACTGGCACACGCTCACCGACACATAG